In one Streptomyces sp. NBC_01288 genomic region, the following are encoded:
- a CDS encoding GNAT family N-acetyltransferase produces the protein MEIRPTTDEDLDVFVDTVHAAFGLFPETPVEGGGLWWSALEMDRCLLALTADGRPVGTAATYPFELTLPGGTLVPAPGVTAVGVLPSHRRQGVLSAMMRHQLTELRARGEVLSVLLASEATIYGRFGYGPATYTARLTVPRHKAARAVPRAHGTADAPATGQDNGSVEVLRRAECGEILEEVYDGYRRAQPGALSRPHRWWALRAGQPPISPAPRYVAVHRNTDGVPDGYAGYSIGEGKTLTVDETIATDDAVFTALARFVLEHDLVSQVVFKHVPPQHPLRWQLADFRAGEVGGDTDWLWVRLLDVPRALTARGWFADGELVLAVDDPFLDDHGRYLLTVRDGKADCVPTGREPDLSLDVCDLGSVYLGGTAPSTLVRAGHIRAHRPGAAALADALFRADRSPHCLHWF, from the coding sequence ATGGAGATCCGTCCCACGACCGACGAGGATCTTGACGTCTTCGTCGACACGGTCCATGCCGCGTTCGGGCTCTTCCCTGAAACCCCGGTCGAAGGTGGCGGGCTGTGGTGGTCGGCGCTCGAAATGGACCGCTGTCTGCTCGCCCTGACCGCGGACGGGCGGCCCGTCGGCACCGCGGCCACGTACCCCTTCGAACTCACCCTGCCCGGTGGGACCCTCGTCCCGGCCCCCGGGGTGACCGCCGTCGGCGTCCTGCCCTCGCACCGGCGCCAGGGCGTGCTCAGCGCGATGATGCGGCATCAGCTCACCGAACTGCGGGCCCGCGGAGAGGTCCTCTCCGTGCTGCTGGCCTCCGAGGCCACGATCTACGGCAGGTTCGGCTACGGACCGGCGACCTACACGGCACGGCTGACGGTGCCGCGCCACAAGGCCGCCCGCGCCGTTCCCCGGGCGCACGGAACGGCCGACGCACCGGCGACCGGCCAGGACAACGGCTCGGTCGAAGTACTGCGTCGCGCCGAGTGCGGCGAGATCCTCGAAGAGGTCTACGACGGGTACCGCCGCGCCCAGCCCGGCGCCCTGTCCCGGCCGCACCGCTGGTGGGCCCTGCGCGCGGGTCAGCCCCCGATCTCGCCGGCACCGCGTTACGTGGCCGTCCACCGGAACACCGACGGCGTCCCAGACGGGTACGCCGGCTACTCGATCGGTGAGGGCAAGACCCTGACGGTCGACGAGACCATCGCCACCGACGACGCCGTCTTCACTGCCCTGGCCCGGTTCGTACTCGAACACGACCTGGTCTCTCAGGTCGTGTTCAAACACGTCCCGCCCCAGCACCCGCTGCGCTGGCAGCTCGCGGACTTCCGCGCCGGCGAGGTGGGCGGCGACACGGACTGGCTCTGGGTACGGCTGCTGGACGTCCCGCGCGCGCTGACCGCGCGCGGCTGGTTCGCGGACGGCGAACTCGTCCTCGCCGTCGACGACCCGTTCCTGGACGACCACGGCCGCTACCTGCTGACCGTCCGCGACGGCAAGGCCGACTGCGTGCCGACGGGCCGGGAGCCCGACCTGTCCCTGGACGTGTGCGATCTGGGCTCGGTCTACCTCGGCGGCACCGCCCCGAGCACGCTCGTGCGGGCCGGCCACATCCGGGCCCACCGCCCGGGTGCGGCCGCACTGGCCGACGCCCTCTTCCGCGCCGACCGCTCCCCGCACTGCCTGCACTGGTTCTGA